Part of the Vigna unguiculata cultivar IT97K-499-35 chromosome 3, ASM411807v1, whole genome shotgun sequence genome, CCTTTTATTTTATAGGCAAAAACACATCGATATCTCTATCAATGCATTTACCTACTGGAACCTATCAAATTCATCAACATCTATAACTTCACTGTGTTAGCATAggttcatttattttttactcttaAGATTAgctttgtgtgtatatatatcaTACATCTtgtaacaatttatatatactttataaTATACGATCCCTTTCTTcctatatttctttgttttgtacATTATGTTATGGTTAAAACTTATCTTAACGAGATTTGTGTTTGTTGGACATATAGTTTCATCCGTTATTGGGTCGTTATAGAATGGGTGTGTATAGAATGTCATGGTTAACCACTCATTAATGTCTAATCTAACTTACGACATGTATATATCTCGGCGTAAGAGATGTGTGTTGGAAGTCTaacatcgattagagataaaacaatttcataatatataaatcacACCTTACAAACTgtttttgtgaggttgagttagacGAAAAATTCACTTTCTGTTCACACTCTATAGTGTTACTTTCAGTTTCAGCTACGCAATAACTATCGTTGATTGATTATAAAGgaagaaataattatgtttaaaatctGTTTAAGAACGTTGCTTAATTGCCACTCTTAGTTACAAAATTATGAGGTTTGAAAATTAATGACGGAGGTGtgaaaaattgcaaaaagaaacAGGTCCTTTCCAAATTATTTCAGATGGGTCTCTCGGTTTCAGAAAGAAGACTTTATATTAGGTATCTTTCTATTTCCGATCGTCTTCTTAACCAATCTTCAAAATTATTCATACTTTTGCCTGTTTAAAGATTGCAATTAAGTTCAAATAGTTGGCAAATTTCATTGTCTAACAATATATTTACCAAATGAGTCTTCAAGGTTGTGAAATTACCAATATATAGTGgtttattattaattgataTGAATACAATCAATAGAGATACAGAAAGagacaatttttattaaatataattagtgGGAATACATAGTGTTAAAAAAAGGGGTCTTTTTTCTACATGATCATATATCATCTTACTCTATTTTCAACGGGTCCTAAATCGTCCTATATCATAGTAAATACTCTTGCTTTTTTCTTATCCGTACCACGTTTAAAaggaatatttgtttttacttaTCCATTTAGAAGTTTAAcataatgtaataattatttgtaataattatcttttagtcATATTTCCTGTTCTTAAAAAggatatttttttcaaagattaTTTTGagatgattttaatatatttaaacactACGAAATTTCTAACGTAttacatattaaaaagttttgtCTTATATTCAAATCTGAAGTATTTGTCAATAAATCATAGATGCAAATACGTGGGCGGAAAATTTTTATGAGAacaaatattaacattttaCTATTTATGACTTTTAGCGTATTgctattatataaaattacttgtgaaaatattaattaaaaacgtACTCCTATTTATATCTAATAAAGTCAAGTCTACAtttcattgaataaaaaaatctaaaaagtattaaatactTCCAAACGATCGTATTTCATCAGAAGACTAATGAATTTAATAGGTACTTCAGttactttgttttttatttaatgacattttaatattaatttatatatatatatatatatatatatattatttatattatttagattagtaaattacattaatattttgaaatttttgtgaacttatacaaacattttttttttcatttatacttTTACAATACCCGTAGCCATGTAGATGCACGCTAGATGCTTACGCATTTTAAAGAATGGTTAGATATTTGCCATGCTAATATATATAGATGCTTTTTTGTCtcattaattgtttaaaattctccatttataatttttattcattacatGTGCACTAATATTTGtgtattttcattatataatatttggaAACAAAAACCATGTTACAGGATTCATTTAAAGTAAAAAGGCAAAACAGTTACGTTGGTGTTTTGTATTATGATTTTAAGCAAATCACACATACTTGTCTCTCATTCCTGGCTCTATTTAAGGAGCAGAAAACTCACAGGTGTTGCAACATGTCATGCACTTCTTCATCCACATACCCTAATTTCACTGTTATCGTATTCATCGTCTTTCACCGATTCCTCTTCACTCATTTCTTGCAATTTATTCCTCGGAACATGTTTCAGTAACCAAACACCACTTGTACTTTGTTTTCTCCTGCAATTCTCTTCAGCTAATTACTGGAACCATGACAACAGCAGATATTGCTCGAACAGTGGTTGGCATCATAGGTGTCTGCTTCAACTTTAACTACTTTAACTtccttttacatgttttttttttttttttttttttcatttctctaatgaattaatcttttttcttaACTTCAGGAAACATCATTTCTGGTGCCCTGTTTCTCTCCCCAGTGTAAGCTTCATTTTTCTGTCTTACCTTTTTCTTTACCTTTTTATATACAAGAAATGAACTCATGCAAATTACTCCCCTCTCGTTCAACGAAGAGTCATTTACAGCACataatttgatgattttttaatgctgataaataaaaaaaaacaaaacagtatTTTATTAGTCTTTCCAAAACATGCAGTAGCTGCCTGTGAAATATAATTATggagttttgttttttttttaatacataataTGTCCTTTTTCCATATTGAAGAACCTTTGTGGCCCACGGGTTCTTTTTATATAGTGTTGCTTCTCCTGGGAAGAAAACAATTCTTTGATCTTTAGTAATCTCATAAAGGAAAGAAGAGATCATTTCacgttaattaatttttattttgatctgaaaaaaaaaagtatttatgttttttttattcccTCTCATGGTATAATATTTATGCCAAATTGTCAAATTCTAAAAATAGTTATAGTGCTATTTAATTgcgtaactttttttttaatgaaaaatactacccttaatgtattaaaaatgatatacacaatttttttttctatataattcACCGTTTcttatattaatgttttataattaAGGTAGTCCAATTACACCGACGAGAATCGCAATCCCAAGGCTGACCATACTCGCATCACATGATTGAGTATGTAACATGAAAATTGCATACCAGAAAGTAAGACCATAGTCTATACTTTACAAAGATTCCACGTATTTCCTTTCAAGGAAAATCTGTTCCttttagataatatattttttgataacGTTTTCATTTCCATTTCTATTATACATTGAAAATTATTTGCAGAGAGAGAAAactaaaagatatttaataagtatttattcaaaattatataaaaagaaaaataaaatatcttaatttaaagaaaagaaaattttgattaattatatTACATAGGAACAAAAGTAGGTATTATAGTACAGATGAaaagcatcaaaagttacttATAATGATCATTATGAACACGAAATAGCGCAATTTTATTGATGAATATCTTCTACAAATTGACTCAGGCCAACTTTTATCGAGATATGGAAGAAGCGATCAGTGGAACAGTTCTCACCGATCCCATACCTAGCTATGGTGGTGAACTGCATGTTTTGGACCCTCTACGGTCTACCCATGGTGCACCCTCACAGCATTCTGGTCGTAACCATTAATGGATCTGGTTCTGTTCTTGCACTCATATTCGTCACACTCTTTTTGATCTATTCCGATGGAAAAAAGAGGCTCAAGGTTTTCCTCTGCCTTTCGTTGGAACTTCTTCTTATTGCCGCTCTCACCTTTTTCACATTAACTCAAGTCCACACCTTCAAGAAACGCTCTGAAATTGTGGGTTCAGTTTGCATTCTCTTCAATATCATGATGTATGCTTCACCCTTATCTGTCATGGTAATTTTCTTTCtatctccttttttttttcacgcaTTAATATATTTCATGCTATGAAGTAATATATTACATGCTATGAAGCTGGAAATGGCGTGTGTACGATGTCTGAAAAATATCGGATACCGACATGTCTACGTATTTGTACGACAAAAGTGTCACTTAATGTTcagtttgaaaattattttcttttttgtctttcACGTGATTTTGACATGATTTTCACTGGATTAAAAGATTAGATGGTTGATCGTGTTCATTATTGATGCAGAAACTGGTGATCAAGACGAAGAGTGTGGAGTACATGCCCTTTTTCATCTCACTGGCATCTTTTGGGAATGGCGTGGCTTGGACCACTTATTCTCTCATCCGTTTCGACCCATTCATGACCgtacatataaattaattttaattatttacattatcgttttaatttaaaatgcaatgaataataaattgttGATTTTCAGATACCAAATGGGTTTGGAACATTGCTTGCGGTGGCTCAGCTGGTTCTGTATGCCACCTATTACAAGTCGACTCAGAGGCAGATAGCAGCAAGAAATGCCACAAAAGAGGTGAATTTGTCACATGTTATGGTGGCTAATAGCAAGCCAAATCACTGATCATCGTTCATTCTTATCATTATTAAGATCTCTTTTGTACACTCTGTTCTCTCCCAATAAGAGGTTTCATCTGATGCAAGTTGGTTCAACATTTCTTGTAGTGGATTGGACTTCCTATAATTCAGAagattttaaattctaaatatgtcttcttaatttatttcttagTATTAATTAGTAGCAactatgaaaattttaatccaCCACCCACGAGCCCAGGTGTCGATACAgtattaaagttattttttcatCCTCATGAAATATTTAAGGAAATTAtgtttttgacaaattttatttttaataaatttgataaattttctgtaaatataattaaaataaaattaatttttattttttaaccaaaatgaaataataaaatagtattttttttgcCTAAATAGATAATTTATTAAAGTGTGTAAAAGAAAACTTTGTTAATTTATCATATTCCAATATTTAAACGCTTGGGAAACGAGAATAATATGAACACTTTGTTATGGGTCTTTCAATTTGGAACTGTATAGATATAATGTCAATAAAAGTGAgctaaattatcaattatagaagacaagaaaaattatataaaaaattaatcttatttCTAACTCAAATCttttaagttaataaatttatgaaacttttattttttttatcaatcgGAGGAATTGATTTTACATTTTACTCAAATAAGTTTGATAAGAGCAGAGATTATTTgtctaattataaatttaaagagTTATGATTTTACTAGTAACATaatcttttatttcaattattttaactattttaactcctttttataattgatgtaaatatatttattattatagtgTCATATAATATGACATGGTAAGTTTTTTGAATTGAAGTTCACTGAGCTAATATCTTTTGAGTCAATTAATACATCTTAGTTATTATTCCAAGAATTTAAAACTTCgtcacaatttaatttttaaaatcttaaaaattgaaagagcaaaatatatttaaattatttgactttaaCATCTAAATAATATAACAGTATTAAACATGTTTAAACCAGTTATTCGGTCAATATCTAAGAAAAAACGGAGTCTCATCTTTAAAATCGTTTTCTCATTCCCCTGCATAATGGACTAAAGAGATTAGGGTATTTATTTTGCTGGAGCTTTGAACCTcgttttcattttaatatttgaatagtttaatAACTTTTACCATCaatcaatcatatatatatatatatatatatatatatatatatgtaagcCCCTTTTTCAGTGTTATAAAGTTTTGGGTCTGGCCTTTTCGAAGGCCCAAGACCAACCCTACAGTAGGACCCCTATACCCCTTTTCAGCTCATTCTGTGGCTTGTCTCCTTTACAGAGGCAGGTTCCCCTCCCTTAAACACTTTGTTCTTCAGCAAGGTTCTCTGCCAGGGCTCTCCATTCTCACGTCTCCGAGCTAGCAAAACTCCCTTTTTTTCCAGGTAAGCTGAGCTTTAGAACTCCTGGTCCGTTCCTTCTCCTCTTCACACTGTTTAAAACACGTGGGTCAAGTTGGGGTTAAGTCTCTTAACTTCGTTTTGTCCTTTTTTTCCACGTTTCAGCTCACTGTCAGAGTTCCTGGAGCTGTGGTACTATATAGTTAGGGTCTGGTTGCTTTTGGTGCTCAAacagaggtaagggaagctagatttAACCATTCATTTTTGTTGATTGGGTGTCTTGTTGGTTTGTTCCATGTTTATGAGCTTGAGAAATATGTTTAATCGAATGAAACTGAGTTGCATGCGTGTTTGGATGTTGGTTTGAACTGTAGCTCTGTTGCATGTACGCGAACAGTGGCGAGAACTgtcattctcgcccaagcgagcttgtctcgcctaggcgagagtctCAAAAACTCGCCCAGGTTTTGCTAgagcaactcgcccaggcggaGGGCTCTGGTCTTGAGCGACgcgttatctcgctcaggcgagagtgactcgcccaagcgaaTTCTTGAGAAAAATCTGGTTTGCTCTGCTCACaacctcgtccaggcgaggtgTTTCATTGTTGGGCGAAGGgtgatctcgcccaggcgagctggtctcgcctaagcgagatgctCGCAGAGTGCCAATGTTCCAGGCCCTgcctaggcgagaaggcctagcctaagcgagacagttGTTGTAGCTTAGGCGAGGACTTCTAGCCTGGGCGAGAATCGTGCAGATTTATGTGTTACATCTCCATTTACATTGTGTGTGGCTATTTATCTCGAACATGTACGATTATGGTGTAACTGTATGAGTTATATGCACTGAGATTGGTATGTTTGGTATGAGTAATGACATGGAATTCTTACGTTATGGTTAGGTGAAATGAGAATTGAATGTATGATATGAAAGGGGTGGTTGGGATATGATAAACATGAAATTTGcatgtgataggcgtaattccatgagtctcgtggggagatctcatggtggtgtgtagtgtatatattaagatatggattcaagtaaggattgcatcccgaaGCTCTAAAGGGTTAGTGAGTatcaagtagagcaaactgacccaagtggtgagagtagcgggagaccctagtctttggcaggataatggccttagacgcttaaaggctaaccttgtgcatggtagggtgaaacccattggcaatggctatgcaaagcagtagaggccactacaagtgcaagcgtctagtgaatccgatcttagtatatgtatccggataattgagtcatagtgtcttgcttgtttgccATAACATGACTTATGTGTCTCTGTGTTGTATGCCTGAGAATGTTTATGTACTTGTTCTTTTACACTATGATAAGTTTCaaattacactagcttacccttgcattttgtgtatgtttatgttgtgttttctcttttgcgatgatcaccattggtgggagcagatgggaatACTTTTGGAGGTAGGCCTGATGGTGGTAGCAGTGCAGCCTAGTGAGCCCGTGGATATGGCCTTCGAAGAAGTTCTATGACCCTAGTGCCTTGTAATTCCATGCTCTTAGAACATTTCTTTTGCACAACTGTTAAACTTTAGATTTGGTTTTGATTATGGCATGGTTGTATGCCCAGGTTTCTCTCTAAGTACTCCTATGGATGACTGTTAAAGTACATTCCTTAACTCTAATTTCTTTTGTCAGCTTTGTTCCTTAATATTATAACTATGCGATGTTTTGTTTAGtagattaatctatttaaatgggatgtctatatatatatatatatatatatatatatatatatatatatatatataacagtaAATACTAAAGTtcagtaataaatttttaactttttactacCAAATGAATTGGATTCATATAGTAAATACCAAAGGCTAATAATTTGCAATTTAACTTCATAAATGATAAGATGAGACATAACgagtacaaaattttaattacgcAAGAATAAACATATAGGTTCCTTATATCAGTTTGAAATTGTGCATTTAGTATAAGAGTTTACAACACTCATATTTTTATCCCAGTAGTCAAACTTAAAATATGAATTCGTCgatgaatatataaaaataatttatataaaaaaatatcttgagATCTCTCCTGTTAACAATTTggagaaacaaaattaattcgctaagatttagaaaaaaaaaatggaagagaagtTATGAGTTGAATCTTCCACTATCAAACAATTAACagataaaagattataaaaaaaatcctctTAATTTCAACTTtcgatttttcatatttctctttatttatttatttctctgttcgaatcttcttctattttttttatatatttttaaaactgttTTTTAATTCACACTCTCTCTATTCTGTattgaaaatgtgaaaaaatgtgttaataaatacatttatttatagtaCTCCATACATTTTAAGAAGTGACGACATCGAATTTTGTTGGCATTACCTATTAAAGGTTTGGAAAGAAGAAATTATTAGTTTACTAATAATGAAGACATAAACCAAGTTGACTACCCTAATCTTATCGCGTGCACACATGCAACTTACCCAACTTATCGTTTCAGCGTTGTAGTTTCCTTTAATCGCACTCATAAAACACCACACCGTTTGTTCCATCATTTCCACACCTGAGAAGAAGAGAGACACGACCcaacaaacaaaacacacacgTTAATCTCTTCAGCagcaacaaatttataacaccTTCATCAAAAATGGCATTCCGGGTGCTCTCTCGAAGAATCATCAACAACATTCACTGCAGCACCGCAATGAAGCCCCGGAATACTTGCCGTTCCTCCCTCTCCACCGCCGCCGTGTCATCGCCGCATGCGGCGGCCACGACTCTAGACTTAGAGGACGTAGAGCAGCTCTTTGGGTCGGTGTCGACGAAACAGTTGCTCCGATCCTCTGCCATACAACATGCAATGGCGGTGGAGTCCGTGGTGGACTTGGGAATATGGGTGACGAAGTTGAAGGTGTTTGAGAGTGGAATGCTGAGAGATCTCGTGATGAACACCATGCGCCACACGTTATACGCCAATTACTGCGCCGGCGAGGATGCCGCCGCCGCCGGGAGGAGTATACTGGCGCTGAACGACACCGGGCTGCGTAGCATGCTGGCTTATGGGGCGGAAGATGCACTCGACAATGAAGGGTGTGATGAAAACCTTCAAGGGTTCCTTCACAGTGTTGAGGTTACCAAATCCCTTCCACCATCCTCTGTAAGTAGTGCCTTTATTCTGCATTGCActactaaataattataatttttagccaattttacaactcaatattttcaaaaaggTGAGCTTTGTTGTTGTGAAAATCACTGCAATATGCCCCATGGCGTTGCTAGAAAGACTCAGTGACCTTCTACGATGGCAAGAGAAGGACCCTTCATTCGTTTTGCCATGGAAGCAAGATTGCTTCACAATTTTTGCAGAATCTAGCCCTTTGTACCACACACAGAAAAGACCGGAGCCTCTAACCCCAGAAGAAGAGAGTGATCTTCAACTTGCCAACCTAAGACTCCTTAAACTTTGCGAAAAATGTGAGGAAGCAAATGTGCGTTTGTTGGTCGATGCTGAAGACACCAATGTTCAGCCAGCCATTGATTACTTCACATACTCTTCTGCGATCATGCACAACAAGGATAACAACCCCATTGTGTTTGGAACCGTTCAAACATACCTTAAAGATGCCAAGGAGAGGTTGTTGCTGACAACAGAGGCAGCACAAAAAATGGGAGTTCCAATGGGGGTGAAATTGGTGAGGGGTGCTTACATGTCCAGAGAGAGTAAACTTGCCGAGTCTCTTGGATTTGCATCCCCGATTCACAGTACCATTCAAGACACACACCATTGCTTCAATCATTGCTCGTCGTTTATGCTTGAGAAGGTTGCCAATAGACATGGTTCGGTTGTTCTTGCAACCCACAATATTGAATCTGGTATTACTCCTTGAACTGTTTGTTTTAGCTATAAGAAAATCTTAGTATCCTGATTGAAGCGTTTGAGAGAGAGTATGTGACAATGGTTTGCAGGTAAATTGGCTGTGGCAAAAGCGCATGAATTGGGAGTTGAAAAGGTGAATGAGAAGGTAGAATTTGCACAGTTATATGGAATGTCAGAGGCACTTTCCTACGGGTTGAGCAATGCAGGGTTTCGGGTTAGCAAGTATATGCCATTTGGGGCAGTAGAA contains:
- the LOC114177265 gene encoding bidirectional sugar transporter SWEET4, whose product is MTTADIARTVVGIIGNIISGALFLSPVPTFIEIWKKRSVEQFSPIPYLAMVVNCMFWTLYGLPMVHPHSILVVTINGSGSVLALIFVTLFLIYSDGKKRLKVFLCLSLELLLIAALTFFTLTQVHTFKKRSEIVGSVCILFNIMMYASPLSVMKLVIKTKSVEYMPFFISLASFGNGVAWTTYSLIRFDPFMTIPNGFGTLLAVAQLVLYATYYKSTQRQIAARNATKEVNLSHVMVANSKPNH
- the LOC114175686 gene encoding proline dehydrogenase 2, mitochondrial-like translates to MAFRVLSRRIINNIHCSTAMKPRNTCRSSLSTAAVSSPHAAATTLDLEDVEQLFGSVSTKQLLRSSAIQHAMAVESVVDLGIWVTKLKVFESGMLRDLVMNTMRHTLYANYCAGEDAAAAGRSILALNDTGLRSMLAYGAEDALDNEGCDENLQGFLHSVEVTKSLPPSSVSFVVVKITAICPMALLERLSDLLRWQEKDPSFVLPWKQDCFTIFAESSPLYHTQKRPEPLTPEEESDLQLANLRLLKLCEKCEEANVRLLVDAEDTNVQPAIDYFTYSSAIMHNKDNNPIVFGTVQTYLKDAKERLLLTTEAAQKMGVPMGVKLVRGAYMSRESKLAESLGFASPIHSTIQDTHHCFNHCSSFMLEKVANRHGSVVLATHNIESGKLAVAKAHELGVEKVNEKVEFAQLYGMSEALSYGLSNAGFRVSKYMPFGAVEMTMPYLIRRAEENRGVFTASGFDRQLTRKELARRLKALVF